The DNA segment CTCCCCGGCGGGTTTTGACAGGCATCGCGCCTGCAAACGCCATCACGATTACACCGCTGAACACGGCGGCGATAATTCCTCTCAGACTATAATCGGGATCGAAAATTACGGCTCCAAGAATACCGAAGACGATAAACACTACCCCGATTCCCATATAGGAGCCTCTCACAGTCGGGGGACTCATGGCAAAATATTTCTTCTGTTTTAGTCCGCTCCAAAGAGTGTCGCGCAGGGATTTGAGATTTTTGTAGAACCTGTTTTTGAGATAGGACACCTTGACCGCGCCGGCACCCGCTTCAAAAAGATCGTTGAAAAGCGTTTGTTCAAACTGATCCAACCCGGCATCGGCTTCCTTGAGTTTAATCAGATCGTAATCCACGCTTTTGAACAGTGACAGGAAGCCATCTATCTTAATCTCCTCAATCCTCAGGTATCCCTTAACGGCGAGACCTACGATAGAGGCAGTCAGGTCCCTGGGGTCAAAGCGCTCATCGATAAGCGAGCCTACTTCTGCAGCAGACAGCGGTTTGCCGTTGTGCTTCGGCGGCTCGTACATAACCGTGACAGCCTCGCGGACCCGGGGGTCTCTCCCCTGACGCCACCAGTGAAACAGCATAAAAACGAGCACGATGACAGGCACGATGAATACCCAGTTCTGCCGAAGATTATATTTATAAACAAAGCGCTCCAGTGCGGTCGGTGGCCGGACTATGCCCTTATCCCAGCCGTAGGCGACAGTCAAACCTTCTCGGGCACCCAGACTGCGTGTAGCTTTGTAGGTCACACCATTCTCGTAAGTTTCCGAAACGCAGGCTGATTCGTTTTGCCCGTATCGGCCGGTGTAGCAGCCGGTCAATTGCTGCTGGGTCTTTTTGTCTGTGTCAAGATTGATCGTCGCCGAGGCTGACTCGATGGCGGCATCCCAATACGTACCGGTCACATTCCAGTAAAGTTCGTCGTGATCTTCCAGAAACAACAAGCCGTTCTTGACGCGGTAGGTGACGACATAGGACTGTCTTCCGCTCACATAAACATCGGGATGTCCGATTCGAATGTTAACAACCGAACCTTTCCTGCTTACCTTATAATCCCACTCTTTCCCGGTTTTGTCTGTGACAGCCATGACATCAAGCGGAGTGCGTACGGTGCTGCCCAGTTCGTCTTTGTACTGGTATGGGATTTCACGGTAAATGCCGTGGCGCTGACGATGGAAGGTGAGCTCGATGGTTTCGGTTACGACAAAAGAGCCGTCCTCGTGGACATTTATATCCGAGTGGAAGCTATTGATAGTAAAGTACTCGGCGATCGCATTCGGAGCGGCAACGGCCACCGCAGCCACCGCCATAAGCGCCGTGAGTACCAACCGGGCAGAGTACATATTTAACCTGTTCACACGCTACCCCCTTGCACTTTCAGGACGAGAAGTCGGGTTTGATGGGCTTGCGCTCGGCTTCGGATTCGAGCTGGAAGAACTCCTCCTGCTTGAAGTTGAACATCGAGGCCACGATATTCGATGGTACCGATTCGATGACAATATTGTAGTCGCGGACTACCGCATTGTAGTACCTTCGGGCTGACTCGATACTGTCTTCGAGGGCCTGAAACTGATTCTGGAGCTGGACGAAATTTTCATTGGCTTTCAGCTCCGGATATGCTTCGGCCACGGCGAACAGACTCTTGAGGGTGTCGCGGAAGATGTTCTCTTTCTCGGCAGCCTCTTTCGGCGAGCCTGCCTGCATGGCGGCGGAGCGGGCCTGGGTCACTCTCTCAAAGACACCCTTTTCATGAGCAGCATATCCTTTGACCGTCTCAACCAGGCTCGGCACCAGATCGAACCGTTTCTTGAGTTGAACATCGATATCCGACCACGATGACTTCACCGTGTTTCTGAGTCTGACCAGCCTGTTGTATATTGTGACGAAGACAATTATCACGATGGCGATTACACCGACGAGAATTATTGAACCCATGAGTTCCTCCGATATTTTTTTGGATTATGCTTAAGACTATGGATTTCAAATAGTCTTGTCAAGCCGGATATGCTCGAAGGAGTGGGGCTTCTACCGGCCCTGTGAGACAGGCGCTGTGAATCTGTCGCGGGCGCGGCGATTCAGGGAAGAATCTGCACGCCTTTCCAGAATGCGATATGGTCTTTTATTTCCATCGCGGCGCCCTTCGGCTGGGGATAATGCCAGGCGGCATCGCGGTTCTCACGTCCATCGACAACCACATCGTGATAATACGCCATCCCCTTGCGGGGACAAATGGAGAGCGTATCCGACGGTTTCAGAAACTCTTGATTCACCGAATCCAGAGGGAAATAGTGATTTCCCTCAATTATGATAGTCCTCTCGGATTCAGCTATTACCTTACCATTCCATATCGCCTTCATCTGGTAACCTTCCTGCTGGTTTACTTATCTCCAGATATACGCTGAGAACTCTCGCGGCGTTGAACTCCTTCGAAGCAAAAATCAATTCCGTTATCCTGCAAACACTTCGGACCGAAATATCGGTCAAAAAAAATCCCCGACAGGAGGTGCATCCTCTCGGGGACTTGGGGGACCGTCATACAAACGGTATAAAACCGCTTATTATGACTTTATTTTATAAGCAGCATCTTCCTTGATTCCGAGTAATCTCCGGCAGTGATTTTATAGAGATAGAGTCCCGTGGCAACGGATCTGCCGTTATCGGTTTTGCCATCCCACACCAGCTCGTAGTTGCCGGCGGTCTTGAGACCTTCGTCGAACTGCCGCACCCTCTGACCCAGAAGATTGTAAATATCCAACCTGACCTCTGCCCGCGTCGGCAGACTATAAGCGATGGTGGTGGTCGGGTTAAACGGGTTGGGATAGTTCTGCCGCAGCATGAATTTGTCCGGCACGGGATCGCCATACACGATCTCCGTTACGGGGGTAAGGATGGTGTAACGATTCAGCATCACCGAGATATTATCGTGATTATAGTTGGAAACCGCGACATCGGGATAGCCGTCGTTGTTGAAATCGGCAATCGCCATACCCTCGGAGTCATCGCTCGTGATACCGTAGTGCATCGGCTCCCCAAAATTGCCCGCACCATCGCCAAGGAAAACCGAGAAATTGTATGATTCGGTGTTCAATACCACGAAATCCATGTTCCCGTCGCAGTCGAAGTCGGAAACATCGATTTCATATTGTTCATAACCGGCGTAGTAATATTGGGTCGCATCGAAGCCCGACCCGTTATTCATAATCACGCACACTTCGCTTGAGTCGTAGCTGCCCACAATGATATCAGCGTAGCCGTCGCTGTCGAGGTCATTGACACAAACCTGGTACGGATAGTAAATATCGCCGATAGCAATGTTGCCGCTGGTGCTGAAATCGCCGCTGCCATTGTTGAAAAACGCCTGAACGCAGTGGTTGGTGTAGTTGGGAATCACCAAGTCAATAGAACCGTCACCATCGAGGTCCCCCCCGTCGATAGCGCTGTGGCCGGGGGCGCTTATGACCGGATAATTGGTGGCCGCCGCAAACGTACCATTGTTGTTGTTAAACAGGACGGAGATAGTGGCGCCGGTCGAATTGACGGTGGCAATATCCGGAAGACCGGAGCCGTTCAGTTCTCCCACGAAAACTCCCCTGGGTCTCAGGTCGCACGCGTATGTAGCCGGCGCCCCAAAGGTTCCGTCGGTCCTGCTCAGCAAAACGGTAATATAGTTCTGGGTGGCATCGGAATGACCTATAATCAGGTCTTCCTGGTTCTGGGCGTCGACATCAGCGGCCACAATCTCGTAGGGGGAATTGCCTACTGCGGTTATTTGGAATCTGGCGAAATGGCCGGTGCCATCACCAGTTAACACCAGAACGCTGTCGTTCCACCAGTCCAGCGTGGCGACGTCGATGTTACCATCGTGATTGAAGTCGGCCATACACAGCGACTGAGGACCGTCGTTCGTATAGCTCTGGGCCGGGTACTCGAAGTCTCCGTCCCCCTGAGTATTGAACAGCAACGCCACGTAACTTGCGGCGCTGCCGTAATTACCGGGATTCAGGCCGATCGCCAGGTCGTAGTTGTCATCATCATCGAGTTTTCCAACAGCAAGAGCTTCTCCCCCATCCCCGAAAAAGTACCTTCTGGTGGATGTGAAGGCGCCGGAGCCGTTGTTATAATAAACATATACGGAGTCATCGACCGCCGCCAGATCGGGACCATTCACTCCATCCAGATCAACAGCGCTAAGACCATAACCGGAGCCCGTGACACCGGAAGAACTGTGGCTGCTGAAAGCGCCGTTACCGTCATTGGCATATACGGCCAGGCCGTTGTACCAGGTAATGGCTATGTCCAAATCGGTGTCGCCGTCAAAGTCAGCCGTACATATACTGCTGGCGTAATTGCCCAGCGCGTAGGTGTTGTCGACGACAAAAGCGCCCGACCCGTCATTTAGAAGAATACTGTAATTCGGAACGCCGGTACTCACCGCGATGTCCGGGAACGTATCGCCATCGAAATCGGCCACGACGAGGTTGCTCTGATAAGTACCCACGGTGTAAGCGTTATCCAGGGTGAAATTGCCGGACCCGTCGTTGGTCCAGACGGTCAGGTCGGTGAAGGCGTAGTCGTAGTGGGCTACGATCAGGTCGTTATCGGCGTCGCCATCTATATCCGCCAGCTTAAATTTCCTTGGCGAAGTAGTTAATCCGGATATCTGAGTCGCCGCGCCAAAAGTGCCATCCCCGGCATTGTCGAGCGTATAGATGTTGTTATAGGTGGCGACGACCAGGTCAATATCCGAATCATTGTCGATATTAGCCGCCTCGATGTAATACTGAGAAGTACCGATGGTATAAAAGGCGGCGGTCTCGTAAACACCGTCTCCTTGGCCAATCAAGACGGCGATACTGTCACCGCTATACTGCGCACAGGCAAGGTCATTGATGCCGTCGGCGTTGAAATCCGCGATGCAGATATCGATTGGCTCATAACCCACCGGATAATGGACGCTGGCTTTGAAAAGCGGCCCCTCAACGGCCGCCTCGGCGGTAAACGCAAACAAAACGCAAATCGCCCCCGCTATTACCAAATTTCTCATAGCTCCTCCTGCGATTTCTATTACTTTTGAGTAAACTTTTGTAATCGGACCGGTGCGAATCATTAGAGATTGCCCCTGAGTAATCTATTGGTTGGACTTTCTTGCAACAATTTGTCACATAAGCACATTGTTGTCAACCTCGAACAGCCTCATTTTCTGGAAAATCGACCGGTAGGTCTGCCGCGGGTGCCAGTAGGTCCAATCCGGCAAAATTGCCTGTCTGGCCGGAAGATTTTCCTTGTATTAAATTTGAGTTAAATGTACTTTTAAATGTTAACAGTACAATTCCAAAAGCGACAACTCAAGAGTACATTACAGAATTTGGCAGCACGTTCTATTAACATTCAAAAAAGATCGGGGAGGTGATATCGCACAGTGAATCTTGGCGCGATTTCGCGCGCATTCCAAGCAAATCCGCAGTACTTTCAACAGTATATCAGGAGGAAAAATGAAAAGAACCGTTATTATCCTTGTAGCGGTTTTACTAGCTACCAGTAGCCTTTTCGCCGCCGAAACTGCCCAGCAGATGCGGGCAGAAAATGTTCCTTCCTTTGTCGGGTACGCCCCGAACATGATTATCGTTCAACTTAAAGATGACGCTGTTTTGGAACTCAACCCATCAGACTTCCATTCCGGAAACGCCTTCCGCGGCATAGCCGAGCTTGATGCCGTAGGTCAGCGCCACGGGGTCGAACGCGTTGAGAAGAGATTCGCCGGCATTAGCCTTGACAGAGCCAACACGCCCCAGGAACGCGCTCTGACGAGATTTTTCGGCGTTTTCGCCGAATACGGTGACCTTGACGCTATGGTCAGGGACTATGAGAGCCTTCCGCAGGTAGTCGAAGCCCACAAGGTCCCTCTTCACCAGATGGATGCTACCCCCAATGATCCGCTCTATTCGAGCCAGTGGCATTATTACAACACCTACAGTGTTAATGCCGACCAGGCTTGGGATATGGAACCCGGCGACGCGACTGTCGTAGTCGGTATTCTTGACTCCGGCGTAAAATATGACCATGGTGATCTCGGCGGTTCGAACCCTCCCGGTCCGGCTGACAACAGCACCAATGGAAATATCTGGGTCAACAGCCTTGAGGTTCCCGGTAACGGCATAGATGACGACAACAACGGTTATGTCGATGACGTGGTCGGTTGGGACTTTCTGGCGACAAGCTCGCGCTGCAAAGACGCCGATTGCTATACGCCTGACAACGACCCGATGGATGGTCTGGGCCACGGCACCCACTGTGCCGGCACGGTAGCCGCCATCAACAACAATGCCTACCGCGTTGCCGGTGTTGCCGGTGGTTTCAGCAACGGCACTTTTGAGAGCACCGCTAACGGCGCGAAAATTCTCTGCTGCAGAATCGGTTACAAGACCTCCAATAGCGGCGTGGTCGACATGGCCGCGGCCGCCGAAGCGATGGTCTATACCGGTCAGCTGAAAGCTCGCGGCGTTAACGTTGCCGCCATCAACTGCTCGTGGGGTTCCTCGCTGACCACCGACCTGGCGGCCGCTGTGGACTACCTCGTCTCGCAGGATGTTCTCGTCGTCGTCGCCGCCGGTAATGACGGTCAGGACATCGTGAGATACCTTAACTCCCGCTCAGACTGCATGAGTGTCGGCGCCACCGACGTCAACGGCAACCCGGCTTCGTTCTCGAACTATGGGACCTGGGTTGAAGTTGCCGCTCCGGGTGTTGGCATCATCAGCACCGTGACCGGTACCGGCGACCTCACCGCCACCTACTCAGGCACCTCCATGGCCGCCCCGCACGTTTGCGGTGTTGCCGCTGTTATAGAGTCTTATGACGCCAGTCTGTCGCGCCAGGACAAGTGGAACCTGATTTGTGATCCGGCCAATGTCAATGCCTACAACGTCACGAAATACGTCGGTGTGGGTATTGCCAGCGCCAAGAAGTGTCTCGATGCGATAGCTGAGCCGGTTACCGACCCGCCGGTTGCCAATTTCAGCGGCTCGCCGACCAGCGGTAACTATCCGTTGACGGTCAATTTCACCGACCTTTCCACCAACAGCCCGACC comes from the Candidatus Zixiibacteriota bacterium genome and includes:
- a CDS encoding FG-GAP-like repeat-containing protein — encoded protein: MRNLVIAGAICVLFAFTAEAAVEGPLFKASVHYPVGYEPIDICIADFNADGINDLACAQYSGDSIAVLIGQGDGVYETAAFYTIGTSQYYIEAANIDNDSDIDLVVATYNNIYTLDNAGDGTFGAATQISGLTTSPRKFKLADIDGDADNDLIVAHYDYAFTDLTVWTNDGSGNFTLDNAYTVGTYQSNLVVADFDGDTFPDIAVSTGVPNYSILLNDGSGAFVVDNTYALGNYASSICTADFDGDTDLDIAITWYNGLAVYANDGNGAFSSHSSSGVTGSGYGLSAVDLDGVNGPDLAAVDDSVYVYYNNGSGAFTSTRRYFFGDGGEALAVGKLDDDDNYDLAIGLNPGNYGSAASYVALLFNTQGDGDFEYPAQSYTNDGPQSLCMADFNHDGNIDVATLDWWNDSVLVLTGDGTGHFARFQITAVGNSPYEIVAADVDAQNQEDLIIGHSDATQNYITVLLSRTDGTFGAPATYACDLRPRGVFVGELNGSGLPDIATVNSTGATISVLFNNNNGTFAAATNYPVISAPGHSAIDGGDLDGDGSIDLVIPNYTNHCVQAFFNNGSGDFSTSGNIAIGDIYYPYQVCVNDLDSDGYADIIVGSYDSSEVCVIMNNGSGFDATQYYYAGYEQYEIDVSDFDCDGNMDFVVLNTESYNFSVFLGDGAGNFGEPMHYGITSDDSEGMAIADFNNDGYPDVAVSNYNHDNISVMLNRYTILTPVTEIVYGDPVPDKFMLRQNYPNPFNPTTTIAYSLPTRAEVRLDIYNLLGQRVRQFDEGLKTAGNYELVWDGKTDNGRSVATGLYLYKITAGDYSESRKMLLIK
- a CDS encoding DUF427 domain-containing protein encodes the protein MKAIWNGKVIAESERTIIIEGNHYFPLDSVNQEFLKPSDTLSICPRKGMAYYHDVVVDGRENRDAAWHYPQPKGAAMEIKDHIAFWKGVQILP
- a CDS encoding S8 family serine peptidase encodes the protein MKRTVIILVAVLLATSSLFAAETAQQMRAENVPSFVGYAPNMIIVQLKDDAVLELNPSDFHSGNAFRGIAELDAVGQRHGVERVEKRFAGISLDRANTPQERALTRFFGVFAEYGDLDAMVRDYESLPQVVEAHKVPLHQMDATPNDPLYSSQWHYYNTYSVNADQAWDMEPGDATVVVGILDSGVKYDHGDLGGSNPPGPADNSTNGNIWVNSLEVPGNGIDDDNNGYVDDVVGWDFLATSSRCKDADCYTPDNDPMDGLGHGTHCAGTVAAINNNAYRVAGVAGGFSNGTFESTANGAKILCCRIGYKTSNSGVVDMAAAAEAMVYTGQLKARGVNVAAINCSWGSSLTTDLAAAVDYLVSQDVLVVVAAGNDGQDIVRYLNSRSDCMSVGATDVNGNPASFSNYGTWVEVAAPGVGIISTVTGTGDLTATYSGTSMAAPHVCGVAAVIESYDASLSRQDKWNLICDPANVNAYNVTKYVGVGIASAKKCLDAIAEPVTDPPVANFSGSPTSGNYPLTVNFTDLSTNSPTSWDWNFGDGSAHVYTQNPSHVYSTAGTYTVTLVAANAYGSDAEVKTGYITVTAPTNPPVAAFTASPTSGTAPLEVAFTDQSTGGATSWTWNFGDGSALSYVQNPTHTYASAGSYDVTLTVSNAYGSDSETKYDYIVVSTAGEQTMHVHDINVWRVLIGWKCDSYVQVWIYDQNNQPVEGAAVTVAVSGPVTGSGTFTTLADGSITVHTGTVTSCSGDFCWEVTNVVKTGYTYNSAANNETKVCESGVVYKGDPTNAQQLTLPNEYGLGQNYPNPFNPTTEIFFSLPENSRVKLEVFNIRGQRVTTLADGMYTAGQHSVTWDASSVASGVYFYRLETDNFVDQKKMLLLK
- a CDS encoding LemA family protein, producing the protein MGSIILVGVIAIVIIVFVTIYNRLVRLRNTVKSSWSDIDVQLKKRFDLVPSLVETVKGYAAHEKGVFERVTQARSAAMQAGSPKEAAEKENIFRDTLKSLFAVAEAYPELKANENFVQLQNQFQALEDSIESARRYYNAVVRDYNIVIESVPSNIVASMFNFKQEEFFQLESEAERKPIKPDFSS
- a CDS encoding DUF2207 domain-containing protein produces the protein MNRLNMYSARLVLTALMAVAAVAVAAPNAIAEYFTINSFHSDINVHEDGSFVVTETIELTFHRQRHGIYREIPYQYKDELGSTVRTPLDVMAVTDKTGKEWDYKVSRKGSVVNIRIGHPDVYVSGRQSYVVTYRVKNGLLFLEDHDELYWNVTGTYWDAAIESASATINLDTDKKTQQQLTGCYTGRYGQNESACVSETYENGVTYKATRSLGAREGLTVAYGWDKGIVRPPTALERFVYKYNLRQNWVFIVPVIVLVFMLFHWWRQGRDPRVREAVTVMYEPPKHNGKPLSAAEVGSLIDERFDPRDLTASIVGLAVKGYLRIEEIKIDGFLSLFKSVDYDLIKLKEADAGLDQFEQTLFNDLFEAGAGAVKVSYLKNRFYKNLKSLRDTLWSGLKQKKYFAMSPPTVRGSYMGIGVVFIVFGILGAVIFDPDYSLRGIIAAVFSGVIVMAFAGAMPVKTRRGAAAYMEVIGFQEFMNRADKDRVERMGKEVFCKYMPYAIALDVVDHWAEAFEGIFNEPPNWYVASGGFRTFSPVAFTHSMGAVTGSLSSATFSRPRSSGTSGGGGGGGFSGGGRGGGGGGSW